The genome window TCCCGAGCGCCACCTGGCTTCGCGCCAGGCAGCCGCGCTGGCTTGCCGCCGGCTGGCGGAGCTGGATTTCCCGGCAGAAAAACTGGCTGGCGTGGCCCACGCCATCGAGACGCACAGTTTTTCCGCCAATCTGCCGCCGCACACGATCGAAGCGCAAATCGTGCAGGATGCCGACCGCATCGACGCGCTGGGCGCCGTGGGACTGGCGCGCCTGTTCTATACGGCGGCGCGCATGGATAGCGCGCTGGCGCATGGCGCGGACCCGCTGGCCCAGCATCGCGAACTCGACGACAAGGCGTACGCGCTCGACCATATCGTCACCAAGCTCGACAAGCTGCCCGGCAAGATGCAGACGGCGGCGGGCCGCGCCCTGGCCGAACAGCGACTGGCCGTGCTGACGGATTTTCGCGCCGCCTTTGCCGACGAATGGGGAATGAGCGCATAAGCTTGGTGGCGATAGCCAGCATGGCCCATGCTGTCTATAATGCAAGCCTTAGCTATCGCGCCGCGCGCCAGCAGCATCCTGTCACGCGCCGGCGCTTTACCAACGCGCCGAAAGCATGCATGTCCGATAAAACCAGCCCCGACAGCCATTCCCCGTCATCGCCCGCCCTGAAGAGCGCCGGCAACCTCAATTTCATCCTCGTCTGCGTCTTCATCGACATGCTGGGCATCGGTCTGGTGGTGCCCGTGCTGCCCATCCTGATCGGCGACTTTGTCAACGGCAAGGAAGCGCAGGCGTTCTGGTACGGCATCATGGCGGCCGTCTTCGGCTTGCTGCAGTTCATCTTCATGCCCATGCTGGGCGCCATCAGCGACCGCGTGGGACGCCGTCCCGTGCTGCTGTATTCGATGGCCGGCATGGGTATCAACTTTCTCGCCACGGGCTGGGCGCCCAACCTGGCCTGTCTGTTCATCGGCCGCATCATCGGCGGCGTCTCGTCGGCCAGCATGTCGGTCGCGTCCGCCTACGCGTCCGACATTTCCACACCCGACAACCGCGCCAAGAGCTTCGGCAAGATCGGCGCCGCCTTTGGCCTGGGCTTCATTTGCGGCCCCATGCTGGGCGGCCTGCTGGGCGAGATCAATCTGCACCTGCCGTTCTACGTGGCGGCGGGCCTGTCGGCGGCCAATTTCATCTACGGCTATTTCTGCGTGCCCGAATCGCTGCGGCCGGGGCCACGCGCGCCATTTACCTGGGCGCGCATCAATCCGTTTGCCGCCCTGCTGAAACTGGTGCGCCGCGTGGAGATCCGCGGCCTGGTGCTGGCCTTCGGCCTGATGACGTTTGCGCAAATGATGCTCAACACCACCTGGGTGCTGTACACGCACTTCCGCTTCGACTGGACGCCGCGCCAGAACGGCATCGCCCTGTTCTGCGTGGGCCTGTGCGCGGCCGTGGTGCAGGCGGGCTTGCTGGGCATACTCATCAAGCGCTACGGCGAAGTGCGTTTGTCCCTGCTGGGCATGGCCTCGGGCGCCCTCACCTACCTGCTGTACGGCCTGGCCACGCAAGGCTGGATGATGTATGCCTTGATTTTGTGCAACCTGCTGGCCTTTGCCGCCGGCCCGGCCCTGCAAGGCATCATCTCGAAGGCGTCCGCCGCCAGCGAACAGGGAGAACTGATGGGCTCCCTGCAGTCGATCAGCAGCCTGGGCATCATCATCATGCCTTTGCTCGGCAGCATGATCCTCGGTGAAGTGAGCCACTTGCCGCCGCAAGACTGGCGCATCGGCAGCACCTTCTATCTGTGCGCCATCATGCAAACCCTGGGCATCCTGGTGGCCTGGCGCTACTTCAAGGCACAACGCCAGGCGAGACTTGCGGTTTCCACCACAAAGTAGTCGCCGGGATAATATTGCATTTGAGAAATAGATAGGCGAGAATGGGATAATCAAGCGGACGTTGCCGACGCCCGCGATTCGATGGCAAGCAAGGATGGGTATGACTGACTTTTATTCCAGCGCCTGGCGCCGAACCGTAGCCCTGCTGGCGCTGGCGCTGCCGTCGCTGGCAGGCGCACAATGCTCGCGCGACATCCAGGTACCCGTCTCGGCCATCGGCGCCAGCGTGGTCGTCAATGGCGCCAGCATCGGCGGCATCTATCCCGACTTGCTGCGCAGCATGGGCGCCAAGCTGGGCTGCAATTTCATCTTCACGGCCGTGCCCCGCGCGCGCCTGGAAGCGATGTTCGAGGCGGGCAAGGCCGACTTGCTGATTCCCGCCAGCAGCACGCCGCGGCGTGACCAGCATGGCCTGTTCATCCCCATGCTGGGCAGCCGCCCCCTGCTGATCTCGCTGCAAGGCGCGCGCACGCCCATCAACACCATGCAGGAACTCATCGAGCGGCGCGAATTGCGCGTGGCGCTGGTGCGCGGCTACGACTATGGCGCGCCGTACCAGGCGCTGGCGAAGGAGCTGAGCAGCCAGGGACGCCTGTTCTACGAAGTCGATGCGCTGTCCGTGGCGCGCCTGATGCAAAGCGGCTTCATCGACGCCACCATCATGGCGCCCACCATCCTCGCCGGCGTGGCGCAAAACGATGCGCGCGTGTACGGCCTGGCCGACCGTTTGCGCCTGGAAGCGCTGCCGGAATTGCCGTGGGGCATGAGCGGCGTCTATTTGTCGCGCAAGTCCCTGACGGCGGAAGACCAGGCCACCCTGCGCGAATTGCTGGACAAGGCGGGCCGCTCGGGCACCGTGATGGACGCCTTTCAGCGTCATCACCGTCAGGAACTGTTGTCGCTCAGCATACGTCCGCGCTAAGGATATTCGCATGTCCGGTCTGGTCGTCGCCGTCGTCCTGTTTGCCGCCCTGCTGCACGCCAGCTGGAACGCCATCGTCAAGTCGGGCAAGGATACTTTCCTCACGACCGTGCTGGTGTCCGTCGGCGCGGCCCTGATTTCGCTGGCCGTCTTGCCGTTTGTTCATGCTCCCGCTCCTGCCAGCTGGCCCTGGCTGGCCGCCTCGGCCGTGGCGCAGCTCGCTTACTACTCGCTACTGGCGGCTGCCTACAAGGCGGGCGACATGAGCCATGCCTACCCCTTGATGCGCGGCAGCGCGCCATTGCTCGTGGCGCTGGCCAGCTGGCCGCTGATCGGCGAACGCCTGTCTGCCATGCAGATGGGCGCCGTCGCCTGCATCTGCGCGGGCATCCTTGCCCTGTATTTTGCGGCGCGCCGGCCGGCCACGGCCACAGCCGCAAAAAACACGGGACGCGCCACCGCCTTTGCGCTGGGCAACGCCTGCGTCATCGCCAGCTATACCTTGATCGACGGCATCGGCGTGCGCCTGTCCGGCGCGCCGGCCGCCTACACGATGTGGATTTTTGTCTTGAACGGCGCGGGACTGCTACTGTGGACGGTGCTGCGCCGCCGCGCCGGCCTGCTGGCGTATGCGCGAACGCAATGGCGCCTGGCCGCGCTGGGCGGCTTCGGCACGCTCGCTTCGTACGGCCTGGCCCTGTGGGCCATGACGCAGGCGCCCGTGGCCGCCATCGCGGCCCTGCGCGAAACATCGATCCTGTTCGCCATCGCCATTGCGGCGCTGTTCCTGCGCGAAAAAATCAGCCCCCGCCGCTACCTGGCCATCGCCCTGATCGCGGCGGGGGCTGTGCTGATGCGCGCCGGCTAGCGGGCGTCGAGCGGTGCAATCGGCAACTCGATCGCGCTGCCCGCCCCTGCAGCGTGGTACACGCGCTGCGTCGCCTTTTTATAATCGCCTGGCTGGGCCAGGAAGATGTTCGGCACGAAGGTTTGCGGGTTGCGGTCGTACAGGGGGAACCAGCTCGACTGCACTTGCACGGCGATGCGGTGGCCGGGCAGGAAAACGTGATTCGCGTTTGGCAAGGCGAAGCGGTAGCGCTCCACTTTGCCCGCAGGAATGGCCGTCGGATGTTCGAGGCTGTCGCGGTAACGGCCGCGGAAGATATCCATCGCCACGCCCAATTGATAGCCGCCCATGGCCGGCTGCGATGGCACTTCGTCCGGATACACGTCGATCAGTTTCACCACCCAATCGGCATCCGTGCCGCTGGTGGCAGCGAACAGGTTCACCATCGGCGCGCCGGCGATGCGCACGGCCGTTTTCAACGGTTCGGAAACATAGCTGAGCACGTCCGTGCGGTCCGCATAGCCGCGCTGGTCGCTGACCAGCCATGGCTTCCATACGTCGCCATCGTTCAGGCGCACGGGACGGGGCACGAAAGGCACGGGCTTGGCGGGATCGGCCACGTATTCGTCGAAGGCGCCTTGCGCCGCATCCGCGGCGCCCGCTGGCGCCGCAAAGCCCAGCTTGTAGCCATCCTGCAAGTAGATCGGCGTCAATTTCGTGTCGCAGGTCTCGCAGGCCAGCGGCCACTGCCACAAGCGCTGCCACTGGTTGGTGCCCGTCTGGTACGACACCACGGGCGCCGTGTTCGCCTCCGGCGCACCATCCTTCAGGTATTGATTGAGGAATGGCTGCATGACTTTTTCGCGGAACTGGCGCGCCGTATCGCCGTCAAACTTCAGGGCGCCCAGGCTGGAACCGTCATAGTTGACGCCACTGTGACGCCACGGGCCGATGGCCAGGTAATTGAGGTTGTTGCCCTTGTCGCGCCCCTCCATCGCCGTGTAGCTGGCGTAGGGGCCATAGATGTCTTCCTGGTCCCACTGCCCCACTACATGCATGGTGGGCACGATCAGCGGGCGCTTGGCGAGGATTTTATCGAGCGCCTGTTCCTGCCAGTAACTGTCGTAGGCCGGGTGTTCGAACAGCTTTTTCGTGTAGGTCAGTTTGTCGATGCCGAATTTCTTCGCGAAATCACCGGCCGAGCCGATGCGCAGATACGCGTCGTAGTCGTCGTAGACGCCCAGCACGGGCGCCTCGCCGCTGCCGCGCACGCTCGTCTGCCACGCCAGGTAAGACAAGCTGGGCATGCGGAAGGCGCCGTTATGGAACCAGTCGTCGCCGCGCCATCCATCGACCATGGCGCTCATGGGTATGGCCACCTTCAGGGCCGGATGCGGGTCGACCAGGGCCATCAGCACCGTATGCCCTTCGTACGAGGAACCGAGCATGCCCACCTTGCCATTGCTTTCTGGAATATTCTTCGACAGCCAGTCGATGGTGTCCCACGCATCGGTGACGTTATCGACTTTGGTATGGTTGAGCGGGCCACGCACGGGGCGCGTCATCACGTAATCGCCTTCCGAGCCATGCTTGCCGCGCACGTCCTGGAACACCCGGATGTAGCCGTTTTCCACCAGGGTATCGTCGCCCTGCGGCAAGGTGGCCAGCATGCTGGCGCTGGTGGCGCGCTGGGCGCGGCGGGCCGCATTGTATGGCGTGCGCGTGAGCATGATCGGCGCCCGTTTGGCGTCTTTCGGCACGACGATCACTGTGTACAGCTTGACGCCGTCGCGCATGGGGATCATCACCACGCGCTTGACGTAATCATTCATATCGGGCAGCACCAGCCTGGCGCCGATATCGGGCGTCATCGGCGGCGTTTGCGCCAGCGCCGGTACGGCAAACAAGGAACTGATAACAAAAGCCAGGCCGGTGAGCCGGACGGGGGACGACACGCGCATACTGTTCTCCAATGATTCATGCCACGTGAAAGTGGCCGAATGGCAATAGTACCCGGAAAGCAAGTTCCGCAGTAGGCTCGTCTCTGACGCAGCGCAGCAGATATATCGGCACGCAACTTGACAGAACGCGCACGAACTGCAACCATACCGCCATGAAATTTATCCCGTCACAACACGCCTGCTTGAATTGGTGGTCCCGCTCACTTTCGCGCGGCCACTCTATAGTGATGTGAATTTGATCCACGCCGCCTCGATCGGTGGCGTAACAGGCTCAGCCTGGATCATCCCCGATGCAGGCGGCTCAAAAGGAAACTTGATGAGCTTGCCTAACACCCCCGATACCCCCGACACCGACAACGCCCCGGCAGCACCGCTGTCCGCCGCCGCCATCGCTTCGCAATCCGTGATCCTGACGGGCGACCGCCCGACCGGCCCCTTGCATCTGGGCCACTACGTGGGCAGCCTGCGCGACCGCGTTTCCTATCAGAATAATTACAAGCAATTCATCATGCTGGCCGACGCGCAGGCGCTGACGGACAATATGGATGACATCGACAAGGTGCACCGCAACGTCGTCGAAGTGGCGCTCGATTATCTGGCCGTCGGCATCGACCCGACCAAGACCACGGTGTTCATCCAGTCGCAGATTCCGGAACTGGCCGAGCTGACCTTTTACTACCTGAACATCGTCACCGTGGCGCGCCTTGAGCGTAACCCCACCGTCAAGGAAGAAATCCGTTTGCGCGGCTTCGAGCGCGACATCCCGGCCGGCTTTTTGACCTACCCTGCCAGCCAGGCGGCCGACATCACGGCCTTCAAGGCGGGCGTGGTGCCCGTGGGCGAAGACCAGATCCCGATGATCGAGCAAACGAATGAAATCGTGCGCCGCTTCAACCGCATGTACAACCGCGAAGTGCTGATGGAATGCAAGGCGCTGGTGCCCGATATCGGTCGCCTGCCCGGCATCGACGGCAAGGCGAAGATGAGCAAGTCGCTGGGCAACACCATCAACCTGGGCGCCACCCCGGCCGAAATCACGGCCGCCGTGAAGAAAGTCTATACCGACCCGCTGCACCTGCGCGTGGAAGACCCGGGCCACCTGGAAGGCAACATCGCATTTACCTACCTGGACGCGTTCGACCCGGAAAAAGCGGCGCTGGCCGAGATGAAAGCCCATTACGTGCGCGGCGGCCTGGGCGACAGCATCGTCAAGAAGCGCCTGGACCTGGTCTTGCAGGAAATGCTGGCGCCGATCCGCGCCCGCCGCGAAGAGTTCGCCAAGGACAAGGGCCAAGTCATCCAGATGCTCAAGGAAGGCACCTTCAAGGCACGCGAAGTGGCGGCCCGCACGGCCGATGAAGTCAAGTCGGCGCTGGGCCTGAACTACTTCTGATCACGGGCAGAAATAGCAAACTGATGCGCCCTGCCGGAGTCGGGTAGAATCCCGTCTCCGCCGGGCCATTTTTTTGCCTAACCCAACAGCAGAGTCTGGGGTCGGACCCTGAGGGTCCGACCCCGGCACTTGTCTTAGGGTCACCATATATTGAAACATAGCCAATGACCGACTCCGCTATCGAACAGCTGCTGCAACAGCATTTTTCCATCGATGCGCTGCAACGCTCGCCCGCGCCCCTGCATCAGGCCCTGCGCATGCTGGGCGGCTGGCTGGCCGCCGAGCGCGCCGAACCGTATCCGCACACGCCATATGCGGAACTGCTGACGCAACTGTCCGACACTTGCCTGCCCGCGCACGGCATGCCCGTGGCCGATTTCCTGCAAGAACTCGACACCACCGTGCTGGCCAATACGGCCCAGCTGAACCACCCGCAATACATCGGCCACATGACGCAGGCCCTGCCCTGGATCAGCGTGCTGGCCGAAGCGTTCACGGCCACCCTGAACCAGAACCAGGTCAAAATCGAGACGGCGTATGTGTCGACCCTGATCGAAAAGCAGATCCTCGGCTGGCTGCACCGCCAGGTGTACCAGCAGCCTGAACATGTCTACACGCAGGCGATGGCCGCCACCAGCGGCGCGCTGGGCAATGTCGTCAATGGCGGCACCATGGGCAACCTGACGGCGCTGGCCGTGGCGCTGGAAAAACAATTGCCCGGCATGCGCAAGCGCGGTTTGTTTGCCGCCATGCAGGAATCAGGCTACGCGGGGCTGGCCGTGATCGGTTCGGCCCGCAGCCATTATTCCGTGAAAAAGGCGCTGGCGACCCTGGGCCTCGGTGAAAACGCCCTGCACCTGGTGGCCGTCGACCGAGACAACCGCATCGACGTCGCCGCGCTGGAAGCCACCATTGCCGACCTAAAATTGCGCAATATCAAGGTCGTCGCCATGATCGGCATCGCCGGAACGACGGAAACGGGCGCCATCGACCCGCTGGCGGCCATGGCGGCCATTGCCGCGCGGGAAAGCATCTGGTTCCATGTGGACGCGGCCTGGGGTGGCGCCCTGCTGATCGCGGAACAGTACCGCCCGCTGTACGACGGAATTGCTTTGGCCGACTCCGTCGTCATCGACGGGCACAAGCTGCTGTGGGTGCCGATGGCGCAAAGCATGGTGCTGTTCAAGGACAGCGCCAGCCTGAACCTGTTGAAACACAACGCCAACTACATCCTGCGCGACAACTCGGGCGACCTGGGCCAGACCTCGCTGGAAGGCTCGCGCCGCTTCGACGCCTTGAAACTGTGGACCTCGTTCAAGGTGCTGGGCGTGTCCGGCTACACGACCCTGCTGCAGCAGGCGGCCACCCTGTCCGGCCAGTTGCAGGATTTATTGGCAGACCAGCAAGATTTCGAACTCGTCACGCGCTCCGACACCTTCATTCTGACTTACCGCTACGTGCCCGCGCACTTGCGCCAGCGCATGGACGCCTTGCTGAGCGGCGGCCAGATCGAAGCGGCGACGGAACTGAACCAGCAGCTGAACACCTTGACCGCCAAGCTGCAAAACCGGCAAAAGGCGCAAGGCCACAGCTTTGTGTCACGCACCGTACTGGAATCGACGCGCTATCCCGGCCCGACCAATGTGCTGCGCGTGGTCATGACGAATGTCAAGACGCGCCCCCACCACCTGCGCGCCATCCTGGCCGAGCAGCGCGCCATCGGCCAGGCGCTGGTGGCCGAGCTGGGCCTGTAAGGAAACACCCACCCATCAGCCCTGACTGGATGCCCGATGCACCGCCTGAGCGCCCTCACTGATCTGTTGCAGCATCTGTTGAAATGGCTGCTGCTCGCCTTTGTCGTGGCCGTGCTGGCGGGGTCGGCCTCGGCCGGTTTCCTGTTCGCCCTCGACTGGGCCACGCGCACGCGCCTGGCGCACGCCTGGCTGATCTGGCTGCTGCCCGTGGCGGGCTTTGCCGTCGGCTGGCTGTACTTGCGCTACGGCAGCAGTGTCGAGGGTGGCGCGAACCTGCTCATCGATGAAATCCACGACCCGAAAAAAATCATCCCCTTGCGCATGGCGCCGCTGGTGCTGGGCGGCACCGTCCTCTCGCATTTGTTCGGCGCCTCGGTCGGGCGCGAAGGCACGGCCGTGCAGATGGGTGGCGCGCTGGCCGACCAGCTGACGCGCATGTTTCGCCTGAACAACGAAGACCGCCGCATCATCCTGATGGCCGGCATCAGTGCCGGCTTTGCCTCCGTCTTCGGCACGCCGCTGGCAGGCGCCCTCTTCGGCCTGGAAGTGCTGGCCATCGGCCGCCTGCGCTATGAAGCCATGCTGCCCTGCCTGGCTGCCGCCGTCATCGCCGACCAGGTGGTCCTGCTATGGGGGCCGGTTTTGCACATTAGCCACACGCATTACGCCGTGCCGCTGATCCCCGCCCTTTCCGCCTGGACCTTGTGCGCCATGGTGATCGCGGGCGTGCTGTTCGGCGTGACCGGTAAAATATTTGCGCAAACCACACACGGCTTAAGTGCCTTGATGAAACGCTGGATCAGCTATGCCCCGCTGCGCCCGCTGATAGGCGGCCTCGTCGTCGCGCTGGCCGTGTGGCTGCTGGGCACGGATCGCTACATCGGCCTGGGCATCCCCACCATCGTCGATGCGCTGAAGGAACCGCTGCCCGCCTGGGATTTCCTCGGCAAGATGGCGTTTACCATCGTCTCGCTAGGCACGGGCTTCAAGGGCGGTGAAGTCACGCCATTGTTCTTCATCGGCGCGACCCTGGGCAATGCGCTGGGGCCGCTGCTGCACCAGCCCGTCGCCTTGCTGGCCGCCATCGGCTTCGTCGCCGTGTTCGCGGGCGCGGCCAATACGCCGATCGCCTCGACCCTGATGGCGATGGAACTGTTTGGCGCCGAGATCGGCGTGTACGCGGCCATCGCCTGCGTCGTGGCCTATCTGTTTTCCGGCCACGCTGGCATTTACCGGGCGCAGCGCAGCGGGCATGCCAAACGCCATCCTGCCAAGGATCTCGACACATGACACAGAACATCTACGACGACGCCGTTTCTGTCAGCCACGCCCGGCTTGATCTGGAACAACTGGCCTTGCCACCATCCGCCAGAGTTTACAACCGGGCGGCAAGCGGGTGTTTTCCATCGAGTATCCGATCTTCATGGCGCAGCAGCCACCCCCTGGCGGAAGAGCGCGAACGGCCGATGCTGCTGGCCGGATGCAGCCTGCGCTAGCCACGAGGGCGCTCGAACAATTTGCCCGCCAGCTCTTCTATATCGCCGCGCATGGCCAGGGTGTTGAGCCACGCCGGCGGAATCGCCTGCGCGCCATAATACGCACCGGCAAGCTGGCCGACGATGGCGCCGGTCGTATCGGCATCTTCGCCCAGATTGACGGCGCGTAACACGGCCTCTTCCAGTGAGTCGGTATGGAAGAAGCACCAGAGCGCCGCTTCCAGCGACTCCACGCAATAACCGGTGCCGCGTATCTGCTGCTCCGTTTTGGCAAGGAAACTGCCGCTGGCCAGCTCCACCAGCTTCGGTTCGGCAGGCCGGTACGCGATACTCGCGATCAGCTCTTCTTTCGGCGTGCCCGCCAGCGCGCCGCACAGCAAGGCGGCAAACAACTGGCAGCTTTCGACGGCTTCCGGCGCCGCGTGGGTGGTGCGCGAACTATCGGCAGCACAGGCTAAGGCCGCTTCGACATCAGGATAAGCAAACAGCACGACCGGGATCAGACGCATGAGCGAACCATTGCCCGCCGTGTCAGGCGCGGTGGAGCCACTCCAGGGATTGCCCGTCTCCTGGAAACTGGCCAGCGCGCTTCTTACCGTTCCACCGATATCGAAGCAGGTGCCCGTGGAACTCAGGTAGCCCCATTGCCACCAGTTCAGATACCGTACCATCTGGTCCGCCGGATCGAACGCCCCTTTCAGTATCAGGCTCTCGGCCAGGCACAGCGCCATCGAGGTATCGTCCGTCCATTGTCCCGGCTGCAGGCCGAAAGGGCCGCCGCCAGTCATGCCCGTCACGGGCGCGAAGCTGCCGCGCGGAGAAAACTCCACGCTCGTGCCGACGGCATCGCCACAGGCCAGCGCCAGCATGGCGCCCAGATAACGGTTGTGCAAAGTTGACGTATTCATGGTTTCCATTGACTCTTAGCTGGCCACATTGCGCGTAAAGCGCAAAGTGGATGCACCCGCATTCACGTAGGCATACGCTTGCGCGCTGCTGAAGACGAAAAAATCGCCGGTGGCCAGGTGTCTGGTTCCGGCCGCCAGCACCAGCTGTAATTCACCCTCCAGCACGTAGAGCATTTCGCTGAATCCCGCCGGGTCGGCTTGCGCATCATAGCGCTCGCCTGGCGCCAGCGTCCACGACCACAGTTCCACCTGGCGGCTGGCAGGGGCCGCGCCCAGCAGTACGGCCTGGCTCGCCTGCGATGCACTTTGCCACATCAGCACGCGCAGGCTGTCGTGCGGCTGCTGCGGCGGCTGCACCAGGTCGACAAAGGCTACTTTCAACGCGGCGGCCACGTGGTCGAGGTTGGCCAGGCTGATGTTGGTGCTGCCCGCCTCGACGCCATTGACCATGCGCCGGCTGAGTCCCGACAGGCGCGCCAGCTCTTCCTGGCTGAGGCCGGCGGCCAGACGCAAGCGCCGCAGATTGGTGGCCAGGTGTGCCAGCACGCCACCGGCCTCGGCTTGACTGCGCAATATATTGCTCCTATGATGATGGGAAATATTTTGCTCATAGCATAGCCTCCCATGAAAACACACGCAAGTCCCCCGCCCGCTCTCGGCCTGCCCGAGCTGGCCTTGATCGCCATTACCTTCATCTGGGGCGGCACTTTTCTTGTCGTGCAACATGCCGTGACGGTCAGCGGGCCGCTGGCCTTTGTCGCTGCCCGCTTTGCCGTGGCCGCCAGCATCGGCGCCCTCGTTTGCCGGGGCCAGCTACGCCAGTTGACGAAGGCCGAATTGCTCACGGGAATGGCCATCGGCGTGAGCATCTTTGGCGGCTACGCGCTGCAAACCTATGGCCTGATGCATATCACGAGCAGTAAATCGGCCTTCATCACGGCCGTCTATGTGCCCATCGTGCCGCTGGTGCAATGGCTGGCCTTCAAGCAGCGGCCCCGCGCCGCCGTCTGGGCCGCCGTGGTGCTGGCTTTCGTGGGCTTGCTGTTGCTCACAGACATGGATGGCTTGAGCATGGGTCTGGGCAAAGGCGAGCTGATGACGGCCGTGGGCGCCATCGCGATCGCGCTGGAAATTATTTTGATCAGCCGCGTCTCGCCGCAATTGAACATCTTGCGCGTGACCATCGTGCAACTGGCGACCGCATCCCTGATCGCCCTGCTGCTGATGCCCGTCATGGGTGAAGCGCCGCCAGCCCTGAGCCAGACCTTCATCCTCAGCGTGCTGGCATTGGGCTGCGCCAGCGCGCTGATCCAGTATGTGATGAACTGGGCGCAAAAGCGCATTTCCGCCACCAAGGCCACCTTGATCTACGCGGGCGAGCCGGTCTGGGCGGGCGTGATCGGGCGCATCGCCGGCGAACGCCTGCCCGCGCTGGCCATCGTGGGAGGCATATTGATCATTTGCGCGGGCATCCTCAGCGAGTGGCGGCCGAAGCGCCTGCGTGCCGATGGCAAGGCCATCGCGCTATCGGATTAACAACGCCTAACAAAACCGTAGCGAGCGGAAGGAAGGCTCGGCGCCCCCGTTGGCTTGAGAAGCGCAACTGTACGAAGGTACGGGGACGCCGAGTCAGTGAGCATCGCAGACCGCAAATTACGACGCGCAGTAGGTTTTGATAGGCGTTCTAAGCCTCGGCCCGCCACAGCGCCGTATCGCCATGCAGCGCCAGCGGCACGGCCCTGGCCCAGCGGTTCGACGATAGCGAAAACGTCAGCGCGCGCACCTGGTGGTACCAGCCGGCGGGCACGTACAGCATGTCGCCCGGCTCGACGAGGCATTCGATCATGGTCGCCTGGCGCGCCAGGGGAAAACGCTCGAAATCGGGCGCTTCCGGGTCGAACGGCGAGCCGAACAGGATGGCGTTCGCTTCGCTGGGGTACAGGAAGACATCGTGGTGCGGCGGCGATAACATGATGCGCTTGCTCCCCCACACTTGCGCGAAGATATTGTCGTCGTAATCGCAATGCAGGGGCGTCACCGTGCCGGCTGGCCCCACCCAGAAGCGCGGCGGACCCATCTTGTCGAAATACGTGGGCCAGTGGGTCAAACGGTTCAGCTCGCGCAATTCCAGGTTGCCCAGGTAAGGCGGCAGCGCGTACTTGCCCTCTGCCACCAGGTCCAGATATTGCCCCATCGACATGTCCTGCATGGCGCGGTCGGCCGCAAACGCCGTGTTGATGTAGTCGCCCACCCGCGCGCGCACGGGCACGTGGCTGAACTGCTCGCGCAAGACGTCGGGCGCCAGCCTGGACAAGGGCCAGCGCTGCACCAGCCCGCGCATCAGGAAGGGCAAGCCCAGCGCGGCGCGCGCGCGGAAAGCGGCGGCGTCCAGCATGGCCAGGCGCGGCACTTCGGTGATGCTGGGCAAATCACGCGCCGCTCG of Janthinobacterium sp. PAMC25594 contains these proteins:
- a CDS encoding helix-turn-helix domain-containing protein, with the translated sequence MRSQAEAGGVLAHLATNLRRLRLAAGLSQEELARLSGLSRRMVNGVEAGSTNISLANLDHVAAALKVAFVDLVQPPQQPHDSLRVLMWQSASQASQAVLLGAAPASRQVELWSWTLAPGERYDAQADPAGFSEMLYVLEGELQLVLAAGTRHLATGDFFVFSSAQAYAYVNAGASTLRFTRNVAS
- a CDS encoding cupin-like domain-containing protein, with the protein product MFVEKEVPLELAATPISPRALPPRPPAEFSSPEAALARKQAREDKDAQVRGVISIDAMRVAIKRAARDLPSITEVPRLAMLDAAAFRARAALGLPFLMRGLVQRWPLSRLAPDVLREQFSHVPVRARVGDYINTAFAADRAMQDMSMGQYLDLVAEGKYALPPYLGNLELRELNRLTHWPTYFDKMGPPRFWVGPAGTVTPLHCDYDDNIFAQVWGSKRIMLSPPHHDVFLYPSEANAILFGSPFDPEAPDFERFPLARQATMIECLVEPGDMLYVPAGWYHQVRALTFSLSSNRWARAVPLALHGDTALWRAEA
- a CDS encoding pyridoxal-dependent decarboxylase; translation: MTDSAIEQLLQQHFSIDALQRSPAPLHQALRMLGGWLAAERAEPYPHTPYAELLTQLSDTCLPAHGMPVADFLQELDTTVLANTAQLNHPQYIGHMTQALPWISVLAEAFTATLNQNQVKIETAYVSTLIEKQILGWLHRQVYQQPEHVYTQAMAATSGALGNVVNGGTMGNLTALAVALEKQLPGMRKRGLFAAMQESGYAGLAVIGSARSHYSVKKALATLGLGENALHLVAVDRDNRIDVAALEATIADLKLRNIKVVAMIGIAGTTETGAIDPLAAMAAIAARESIWFHVDAAWGGALLIAEQYRPLYDGIALADSVVIDGHKLLWVPMAQSMVLFKDSASLNLLKHNANYILRDNSGDLGQTSLEGSRRFDALKLWTSFKVLGVSGYTTLLQQAATLSGQLQDLLADQQDFELVTRSDTFILTYRYVPAHLRQRMDALLSGGQIEAATELNQQLNTLTAKLQNRQKAQGHSFVSRTVLESTRYPGPTNVLRVVMTNVKTRPHHLRAILAEQRAIGQALVAELGL
- a CDS encoding voltage-gated chloride channel family protein; translated protein: MHRLSALTDLLQHLLKWLLLAFVVAVLAGSASAGFLFALDWATRTRLAHAWLIWLLPVAGFAVGWLYLRYGSSVEGGANLLIDEIHDPKKIIPLRMAPLVLGGTVLSHLFGASVGREGTAVQMGGALADQLTRMFRLNNEDRRIILMAGISAGFASVFGTPLAGALFGLEVLAIGRLRYEAMLPCLAAAVIADQVVLLWGPVLHISHTHYAVPLIPALSAWTLCAMVIAGVLFGVTGKIFAQTTHGLSALMKRWISYAPLRPLIGGLVVALAVWLLGTDRYIGLGIPTIVDALKEPLPAWDFLGKMAFTIVSLGTGFKGGEVTPLFFIGATLGNALGPLLHQPVALLAAIGFVAVFAGAANTPIASTLMAMELFGAEIGVYAAIACVVAYLFSGHAGIYRAQRSGHAKRHPAKDLDT
- a CDS encoding ADP-ribosylglycohydrolase family protein — its product is MNTSTLHNRYLGAMLALACGDAVGTSVEFSPRGSFAPVTGMTGGGPFGLQPGQWTDDTSMALCLAESLILKGAFDPADQMVRYLNWWQWGYLSSTGTCFDIGGTVRSALASFQETGNPWSGSTAPDTAGNGSLMRLIPVVLFAYPDVEAALACAADSSRTTHAAPEAVESCQLFAALLCGALAGTPKEELIASIAYRPAEPKLVELASGSFLAKTEQQIRGTGYCVESLEAALWCFFHTDSLEEAVLRAVNLGEDADTTGAIVGQLAGAYYGAQAIPPAWLNTLAMRGDIEELAGKLFERPRG
- a CDS encoding DMT family transporter, which produces MKTHASPPPALGLPELALIAITFIWGGTFLVVQHAVTVSGPLAFVAARFAVAASIGALVCRGQLRQLTKAELLTGMAIGVSIFGGYALQTYGLMHITSSKSAFITAVYVPIVPLVQWLAFKQRPRAAVWAAVVLAFVGLLLLTDMDGLSMGLGKGELMTAVGAIAIALEIILISRVSPQLNILRVTIVQLATASLIALLLMPVMGEAPPALSQTFILSVLALGCASALIQYVMNWAQKRISATKATLIYAGEPVWAGVIGRIAGERLPALAIVGGILIICAGILSEWRPKRLRADGKAIALSD